The Leguminivora glycinivorella isolate SPB_JAAS2020 chromosome 25, LegGlyc_1.1, whole genome shotgun sequence nucleotide sequence aatattttatcatttgattataaaattgttttatatttatttgacctATAAGAtgaattaatttaaaaagttttcATTGTTTATTTTATGACTGTTCATGTGAAGCCAAATAcataaaaactattttcttaGTGTTACaataaaatgtgaaaaaatTCTTACATCGTTTTATTTCACTGTTACTACATTTGAGTCATGTTTACCGGCAGTTTTTAGTATATTAACAATATATTTACGTCATTATAATCTACACTCTACAGCTCTagcataataaaaaaataatgtattttctGTATCACTTgtagtacctacatacttaaaaataatatgatttcctacagacataattatattatataataagcAATAATGCTTATCAAatacattattatattatatttaataacgCAAGATTACAACTACAGTTTGTCAATAAGGAAGGACATAGAATTTGCTAAACAGTTTTTGAAATACCACGGGATCTCAGATGAGGTAAGGTCTTAGAACCGGGATACCGgtatcaaagaggattgagttGAGTATATAGAGTGTTACTATACCggtaccaaagaggattgagtaaaTAGAAATACTCTATACCAGTATCAAAGAGGATACCTATACAGGATGAAATCGGGGTCATGATCCAAATGTTGAAAAATGTGTTAAGATGGTCTTTCACAGCACAGTGCATGGACTGCCATCTTGACACACGATTAAAACAAATTGGCCATATTGTTACCCTGATATGTGTTAAACTTAGCGCAATTTAGCCGAGAATCGAGCAAAGGTGTAACGCTATCTAAGTGACCGCACATTTTTCTTGATGGTTCCGAGgtagttagggttccgtaccaaaaacaACAGGAaaccttatggtgcgactctgtctgtctgtcacatttctaaaaatatctcgagaactactaatgctatcaacttgaaatttggaatagttttgaacattgtaaacttctatgaatagaaagtatatttttttattaattttagttgtagaaaatggccaatatTAAAGGgaggcaaactgtaaatttcaagttactagggcaagtggggtatcgttagaaagagcgcaattgaacgtaaataaactattttttataatttttttgatttggaaaaaaaataattttgaaggaaaatgtaaaaaaaataccgttcctcTCCCCTTATCTCCAAAGTACGTTATGAGTACGTAAGTATAAGGTAACTCTCGCGCGTGCGTCACCGCGTTGGTCACTCACCGCTCGCCCGTGAGGCGcccgtaggtaggtacttactgttCGATACTGTGGATACCTAAACGAGCGAGTGGGACAGGCCTGCCGAGGTGTGATGTTGGTTACTCTATAAAAGAATATCTAAATAATTCCATTTTTTCAGAATGTATGTAAAAAAGGGCACATAGAAGAATCGTGTTCAAATTATCATGAAGAAGTATGCAGCGCCCGCGTCTCAGGCAAAAAAACCGAGTTCAAACAATTCGATAATCCatgttacatggaatttgatAATGTTTGCAACTATCAAGACAATAGTATGTAATTAGTTAATTAATTTTTTGCTatagtatgtagtatgtaataaaCGCTCGACCAAATCTCGACAATAaaaaattcatcatcatcatcattctctttcATCATGGCtcatacccttcgaagaggagctaccaacagcgccagtatcgcgtttgagtggcggcctcaaggaggaaagcgagcccgcaaacgccccgtacacacctggaggcggagcgttgagaacAAGCTGCGGGAGTTCGGACTGAGtcggaacgaggccaaggcggtggctcaagataaaGGCGtagaaggatcttgtggagtccctatgcacctatggggtgccctaGAACAATCAACAACAACAATCCCTCTAACCCTCTAGCCCTCTTCCCATTATTTGGAGTCTGCGCAGATTttcctcctccattcctctctatcagccgtcatttacATAcacacctttcactctcatattatttttcacacattccatccatcttaggccttccactaccattgtatccatccaccttcatatttaccactcgttttataaaattgctttcatccctccgcattacatgcccataccacgCTAATCTGCTTCCTCTCacctctgtcactggcgctactctcaggcttccccttatatactcattccgaatcctatcccgtcttgtcacaccacacatccatcgcaacattctcatttcattcacatgcagaCTTCTCTCATCCTTCTCTCGAAATTAAACTTCATATGGGAATTAAACCTTTGTCCCTataatttcaatcaatttttaagtgttatggatcgccgatgattccgccaacgtgaaggtttaggaaggcacgcgttttatgaagacaattggccggtgagccctacatttttcaaatttgccgccttttagTGCTAAGATTTGGTTGATCGTCTATGTATTAGGTAAAGCACATATTTGACAACAATTCTGGGTGCGTaactgcgtagccgaatggcacaaacactcacgaaacaaGACGTTCGTAAAAtgttatctctatcgcttttgcgtattggcgcgataaagCCAAAGGtattttgcggcgtttcgttttcgtttcgcgtcggaaatgccattcggctacggcacctgatttCATTATAATGAATAGGTAATCCAGATATAATTTAGTTAATAATTAATGTATAATTGCCATACCCTATCCGGGTGCCATGCGATCTCTTCTGTATTGTAGCACCTGTAAATGTACCATGGTTTTGCAATAAACGATTGATTGATAATTTATAGTATGGGCTATTAAAAATCCTGGTCCGTGTGTCATGGATACCGAAATGAGGAGATTTGCGAAAGAAATCGAAAAAATGGCGGAGTCTGACCCCGAAACAATAACAAATGATGACACGACTTCAACAAATGATGAAGTCACAGAAACGACATATGAAACTGAACCAGTAGCAGAATCAACTGATGAAACTGAACCCACGCATGAAACTGAAACTACATATGAAACTGGGACAGAAACTGAAACGTACGAGACTACTACTGATGAAAGTAATGTTGCGACAACTATTGCAGTGATCAGTGATACAAATTTAAGAATGGGAGAGCAAATTGGGAAAATATATTACGATGATGGTGAGTTATTAGCTAATtcagaatattttatttttcattaacaACAAAACAACAAAATGTCATCGTTGACTGTAAATTTTTAGGTGCCACACGATAAAGGTACAAATGGAACCTTTGGTCTGTGactctgtgtgtttgtctgtctgttacaatactaaatATCCGAAGACCTATGATACTTATcggtataaaaattaaaattattacttAAATGAAAGTGGGGCAAAATTTTATCgttaagttactaggtcaaatgGGGCTTTTTCTACCTATCTATCGTTAGAAAAAGCTGAATTTGtacttatactctgtcaaacacgGCCACTACTAAGCCTCCCTAGTAAAAAATCGTGTGAAACGcgtatactcatccttgacttcctgaagtacatagctgggcattaactcgttaatccgttaatcgttaattaacgaagttaacatttcgattaacggattaacttttaagttaactttaaaaaatgttaacggattcgttaacttccgttaaatttcatagagtccgttaatcgttaatccagtaccccgagcggctcgctgcgccgcgaaaaccacgtttttactgctactgtaaaagcccgtagtacggcaaaacctaggttttatcggtaaaagcagatccgtcggttatataCAGTCTAAAggccaattggcgactttggatcacttattcgagatcttctaaatcttattaggcgtgctagatcgatcactaacctgggaatagagtgcaatcatcaggcatgacagacaaatcgcgcaaccgacgcatcgagttagagtccggcgcgggccttagattactctaccaagttatcgtggccatggggtctcatccggaacagtgcaaaattatttccaaatagaagtcatagatggcgctaagtgtcacgattgacgattattatttttttatcaactagatttaaaggtatttgaagcgtcataaattaagtacattataaattaaatacaaacatcgatgacaacacaaatttaatgcattattttagaaattttcaaagaaataatatcacgtaatatattgctactgactatgacgcaacaacgtgaacaacctgcgcgcgacagtatcgagctacctaaattttattgcatattgtcactagatggagctgccactatctacagtatactgccaacgaaacggtgcgattgtgtgcgttccgttTATTGagttatatgtactacgtactataggcgacgttgccagacggaaactctgcacaagctgacagatgcgcggagtgcgcgaagcggtaatttacgcgtagagtagtaagtccaccatcagatgtgacacattattatattccgcctgtcaaaattatttatttatttatttacaacttaaaaaatacaaagtatgcgatcactgccgcccatggacacccgaaacaccaggggtgttggaggtgcgttgccggcctttaagatgggtgtacgctcttttcttgaagatttatcttcttctttaaaatacaaatatatacttatatatatataataatatatatatagtgcggtcagtttttttggacaaagcgtatccattgttctcttttttcatgaccaggccaaagaaaacagcaaaaagtgagcgtgctaaaaatacaattttactcaataactattaacaatcaataaacaaattaacttttttttatattatagtaacataattcataaagtagtaagtagttacctaataattttccaaattgaaataaatatatttcgcaaatctattagaggtgaaacacattagtaggaacaatgaaaatggcacatctgcgtggttaactttttagtctatgattgcgtcaccaaaatcgcggaagcctcgctcccgctcgcgtgttcgtagaatattcagctgtcgtgtcggccgataatatttgtttgtgtgcgttaaTAATgaaggtatacgtttgtagtagtgtgcgtgacaaaaatgtcgtctattaaacagctgccaatgatcgaaattcaaattagttgaacaatttccattgaaaaaaaaaagtttgtcggtccgaattgcggatactagtttatcatcttttagtagatataattgaatgtaaaattatttattttgcctgacactcttgagtatttttttatgccgttattttaattttacaatataatatttggaatatagtgctttataattattaaatataaaacattttttaaatactttttgatacaaaatcatacttcaacGATTTGGAACAAcgctttttatcggacctacatccgacactatcggaagcgtttatcggatgtaggatgtcgatctgacacccgatatcggatcggataatgtgaaaacggcctaagcattcaccgttagtgcgttttcacattatccgatccgatatcggatgtaggaccgatatcccatacactgaagccgccatctttgatttttgcctttgaaatccttccgacatttgccacatgcacgaccgatgcgatgcatgcgaaatcaaaccttatcgatatggaagtatgagacgcgacgattgccgactggctaggatttccgaacgcacacgaatgcgcgctcggtcgccgatctgcggcggagtgggccaagacctcgacgcgacgccgtCAGCAACTAAGtactacctaggtacttataaatagtcaagagcgtttgtatggagaattaactcctcctgtatcgtcttaaggatgaaatgtaataatattcatttctatatttctaagtaactacgcgcctgctttcgagtgctttaaattttaacaaatcaatgcatcctttggtcgggggctggggcctctcaactcaaggtcgccggcgcgcggcgccgtggtcgcggggcgcggggcgtgtctcgttcattcaattccgcttgcatgtgttgcggacagagcgagtatattatacgtacgcggcgagcacacatacaagccgcacggcaacgccatctagtaatgttcgactttaaacgtccatgtgacgttataggtttagtgcgtgatagctaaaacagatgtcgcaagatgttgcagtttgatgactatttcgacgtaggatactgataagagttttgttggccacgcgtggctactagcgccatctagctctttgaatgtggattaaatttagcctacaggtctagaatacttaggacggtgcccatttttagtatgggattaggtatctgtactagtattatttgatctgtgtcGTGGCCtacagcatcgagttgtcatccCAAATCtcacgcaccacgatcgcgaccgcatgaatgacccaataattaccaatccgaagtaaaacctaggatttagccaaccaacggcggttTTTACCGCCCGACCGAAATGTAataaccgaaatgtaataattacggtctcttcgggcttttgcccgaagagaccgtaattattacatttcggttttttaccgattggcgtcacagtttttaatggtttttggtggatacttagtaaatagaaatacataatacctacaatgGAGTCCTGTTTTTAtaacgtgttaacggattatcgattaactttaacttccgttaaatctaccgaaatgtatcgctttaacgattaacgaagttaactttttaagtaacggattaacgattatcgaagttaactatttgattaacggtgcccagctatgctgaagtagataatgtattgaaaagagACAGATATATGccagttatttctctttttggtaggtggtcccTAGTTTTGTGAGGTTTCGTGTTTTGCCAGGGATGTTACTGTGTCGATTTGATTATCGATAAATTATGTACTTGCTTATgttctcaccttaaaaataatatgaacttggtacataaataataatactaaaaatttattacatttgtgtaatgttatattttttatttattgtctaTTCCAGGTTCAGAAAAGTTATCTCTTAGagagtcatcatcatcaaactCAACCCGTTTCCCGCCAATGAGAGGAAAACTAACTTTTAACAAAGAACCTTGCGAAAAGAAGGTTAATCGCTGCCCCGTTTTATATTACCCTGTATGCCTGTATTTCGCCCGGGAGCAGCCTAATAACGTCACTTATTACTACTTTATAAACCTTTGCGAAGCGAAGCAATGGACTTGCTACCATCCTGAACGTAAGTGCTATAAccccatttttaaccgccttccaaatctcaagggaaggggttctcaattcgtctgtatttttttttatgtttgttcctcgatatctccgtcgttactggaccgattttgaaaaattttttttgattgaatgtatatgcatacagattggtcccatttttctcagaacccagttctgatgacgggatcctggagaaatcgagggaactcctcaaatctgaaaggcacacatatggttatttttgtatttttaatggaACAGCATGAacttacgtacggaacagttacatttggtgcagtggaactgttggtgatggtcagaaccgaaatacgtaatccaacattcgcaagtagctttcaccagaaccccaaaggcggtggttctttttttcttaaaaattattaaagctAGGGACGCGGATTTAGACGATGAAtaatacacttaaccgtgcaaactatcggtcgtcggtcgtggacgtagccttgagcgcacggacgtccgaatGAAATCTGGCTCGTTGGATggtttggtcagccgaagccacgttcGAAGACCGtgccgtgcacactgatcggtcgcggtcgcgcgaTGTTCCTGTTCGTATGTTCCTGTCTCCGACGCAATaacgacaaaattaaaattttgtaaaaaccctgcccgcgacatagtggacccatttttatgaaacatggctaattagccacttattttattttttatttattaattagtgTACTTAAGTACACTCCCGAGTCGGgagtcccgactaactcagcttatCCTTAAACTTTCCCTTACAGATCAAATACATGGCTCTAGTAGTATGAGAGCTGGCTACTGCGCTCATGTAACGTAAGTACATTTTTATTACTGGTGGCAAATGAGAATACAGCGTTCCTGATGGTGAGCCGTCAGGCGCATCACCTGCAACTTCACCTTACATGCGCGTAGCATACGTACTagcataaactcacgcctgtattccctaAAGGGATAtgcagagcacgtgaaactgcttatcgtcactactttgaaaaaatctcgtatctcacgctgctcctcaaagttaaaacgcagtaagtctatttGCATTCCATATATAcgtactacaattttcttttcattgacagacgaagatacaagtttttttaaaagtagtgactaTATAATCGGCCAcaacacaattgaacccatatccacagtcgacttctaccaCATTCAAAGGGTAGGGGTTGGCTAAATTTATAACCCGTCATCatagtggtatttttgtaatttaatttggcTAGGTACCGACTTCACAGAGCTTACAAAAAGTATTTCTTTTGTTATTTAtgaagtactagcttttgcccgcggcttcgctcgcataagaaagagacaaaaagtagcctatgtcactctccatcccttcaaccatggggtctcatccggaacagtgcaaaattatttccaaatagaagtcatagatggcgctaagtgtcacgattgacgattattatttttttatcaactagatttaaaggtatttgaagcgtcataaattaagtacattataaattaaatacaaacatcgatgacaacacaaatttaatgcattattttagaaattttcaaagaaataatatcacgtaatatattgctactgactatgacgcaacaacgtgaacaacctgcgcgcgacagtatcgagctacctaaattttattgcatattgtcactagatggagctgccactatctacagtatactgccaacgaaacggtgcgattgtgtgcgttccgttTATTGagttatatgtactacgtactataggcgacgttgccagacggaaactctgcacaagctgacagatgcgcggagtgcgcgaagcggtaatttacgcgtagagtagtaagtccaccatcagatgtgacacattattatattccgcctgtcaaaattatttatttatttatttacaacttaaaaaatacaaagtatgcgatcactgccgcccatggacacccgaaacaccaggggtgttggaggtgcgttgccggcctttaagatgggtgtacgctcttttcttgaagatttatcttcttctttaaaatacaaatatatacttatatatatataataatatatatatagtgcggtcagtttttttggacaaagcgtatccattgttctcttttttcatgaccaggccaaagaaaacagcaaaaagtgagcgtgctaaaaatacaattttactcaataactattaacaatcaataaacaaattaactttttttatattatagtaacataattcataaagtagtaagtagttacctaataattttccaaattgaaataaatatatttcgcaaatctattagaggtgaaacacattagtaggaacaatgaaaatggcacatctgcgtggttaactttttagtctatgattgcgtcaccaaaatcgcggaagcctcgctcccgctcgcgtgttcgtagaatattcagctgtcgtgtcggccgataatatttgtttgtgtgcgttaaTAATgaaggtatacgtttgtagtagtgtgcgtgacaaaaatgtcgtctattaaacagctgccaatgatcgaaattcaaattagttgaacaatttccattgaaaaaaaaagtttgtaatgcatcggtccgaattgcggatactagtttatcatcttttagtagatataattgaatgtaaaattatttattttgcctgacactcttgagtatttttttatgccgttattttaattttacaatataatatttggaatatagtgctttataattattaaatataaaacattttttaaatactttttgatacaaaatcatacttcaacGATTTGGAACAAcgctttttatcggacctacatccgacactatcggaagcgtttatcggatgtaggatgtcgatctgacacccgatatcggatcggataatgtgaaaacggcctaagcattcaccgttagtgcgttttcacattatccgatccgatatcggatgtaggaccgatatcccatacactgaagccgccatctttgatttttgcctttgaaatccttccgacatttgccacatgcacgaccgatgcgatgcatgcgaaatcaaaccttatcgatatggaagtatgagacgcgacgattgccgactggctaggatttccgaacgcacacgaatgcgcgctcggtcgccgatctgcggcggagtgggccaagacctcgacgcgacgccgtCAGCAACTAAGtactacctaggtacttataaatagtcaagagcgtttgtatggagaattaactcctcctgtatcgtcttaaggatgaaatgtaataatattcatttctatatttctaagtaactacgcgcctgctttcgagtgctttaaattttaacaaatcaatgcatcctttggtcgggggctggggcctctcaactcaaggtcgccggcgcgcggcgccgtggtcgcggggcgcggggcgtgtctcgttcattcaattccgcttgcatgtgttgcggacagagcgagtatattatacgtacgcggcgagcacacatacaagccgcacggcaacgccatctagtaatgttcgactttaaacgtccatgtgacgttataggtttagtgcgtgatagctaaaacagatgtcgcaagatgttgcagtttgatgactatttcgacgtaggatactgataagagttttgttggccacgcgtggctactagcgccatctagctctttgaatgtggattaaatttagcctacaggtctagaatacttaggacggtgcccatttttagtatgggattaggtatctgtactagtattatttgatctgtgcttcaactatctccacctaagaaatcacgtctattcgtcgctccgttttgacgtgaaagacggacaaacaaacagacacactttccgatttataatattagtatggatttttttatttagcgaGCGTTTGTGCttttggctacgcacacaatctatattttattatttgtaggtacttaaactTCGCTAGAAACACCCACGCAATGTCGTCGTTCAGTCACTACGGATGGTTACACGGGTCCCAGCCCTTAAGCCGCATTTTGAAGCCTCACGAGCGCGCTACCTAACCCCCACACAAACGCGCTGCCCATGCCCCCACAGCGTGGGGCCACTACGctttaacatttattttgcgaaccgccaaggagtggaatgccctgccagagtctgtgtttccacatgagtacaatccaggtctctttaaagcgagagtaaataggtatctcataggtaagcgtgctccaccgtagaccgcatcatcacctaccatcaggtgtgatcgtggtcaaacgtctacctattgatactaaaaaaaaaaacaaaaaaaaagattgcGAGCGTTTTCAAAGCGGATCCGCGTTCCGCACATGGTAACTTCTAAGCTTATATTTTGCAACTGTAAACTTCTAATAAGTGTTGAATGACACTTAAGAAATCAAAACaacattttggaataaaacaattaGCTAAATGGTTAACATTTAATCAGTATTCAGACAAGTCCGCTGACAATACGCGCTGTGTCATGTGTGAGTGTGACTGCGCGAGCGCGCGAGCATATTCGTTTGCGCCGCCGATCCGCTC carries:
- the LOC125239270 gene encoding uncharacterized protein LOC125239270 → MLIKYIIILYLITQDYNYSLSIRKDIEFAKQFLKYHGISDENVCKKGHIEESCSNYHEEVCSARVSGKKTEFKQFDNPCYMEFDNVCNYQDNIWAIKNPGPCVMDTEMRRFAKEIEKMAESDPETITNDDTTSTNDEVTETTYETEPVAESTDETEPTHETETTYETGTETETYETTTDESNVATTIAVISDTNLRMGEQIGKIYYDDGSEKLSLRESSSSNSTRFPPMRGKLTFNKEPCEKKVNRCPVLYYPVCLYFAREQPNNVTYYYFINLCEAKQWTCYHPEHQIHGSSSMRAGYCAHVTYLNFARNTHAMSSFSHYGWLHGSQPLSRILKPHERAT